A section of the Gimesia sp. genome encodes:
- a CDS encoding GYF domain-containing protein — translation MASLYVTCGTETEGPLTRQALKELASQGKISPRDQIREGMSGTGIQAREIPGLLPTLKKSSVPSRPRGRKSRERVHDLDLESSPLLTIEQKEWIVIICGSIFMGSLLLIPLIQALVNLF, via the coding sequence ATGGCAAGTCTATATGTGACCTGTGGAACCGAAACTGAAGGTCCCTTGACCCGGCAGGCGCTGAAAGAACTCGCATCGCAGGGAAAAATCTCTCCCCGGGACCAGATTCGCGAGGGAATGTCAGGCACGGGAATCCAGGCACGCGAGATCCCCGGACTGTTACCAACCCTCAAGAAGTCCAGTGTTCCGTCTCGTCCCCGAGGCAGGAAATCAAGAGAGCGGGTACACGATCTGGACCTCGAATCCAGCCCGCTACTGACGATCGAGCAGAAAGAATGGATCGTCATTATCTGTGGTTCGATCTTTATGGGCAGCCTGCTGCTGATTCCCCTGATCCAGGCTCTCGTAAACCTGTTTTAG
- a CDS encoding Hsp20/alpha crystallin family protein — MPIFRWDQSWNPLRDLEREVDRLIQGVEFSVQGIRMPRQYPAVNIFELEHEFLITAELPGMQVEDLELTIANSILTLKGHRNSPVSENEAIPEERFRRRERTFGEWQRSISIPDRISDEHLSAEFNDGVLKIHLPKLEEESPRQIPVSSGE; from the coding sequence ATGCCGATTTTTCGCTGGGATCAATCCTGGAACCCGTTGCGGGACCTGGAACGTGAAGTTGATCGACTGATTCAGGGAGTCGAATTCTCAGTCCAGGGGATTCGTATGCCCCGCCAGTATCCGGCTGTGAATATATTTGAACTGGAGCACGAGTTTCTGATCACTGCAGAGCTTCCGGGCATGCAGGTTGAAGATCTGGAGTTGACGATTGCCAACAGCATACTGACGCTCAAAGGGCATCGCAATTCCCCCGTCTCTGAGAACGAAGCCATTCCGGAAGAGCGTTTTCGACGTCGAGAACGGACCTTCGGTGAGTGGCAACGCTCGATCAGTATTCCGGATCGGATATCGGACGAACATCTCTCTGCTGAGTTCAATGACGGTGTGCTGAAGATCCATCTTCCCAAGCTGGAAGAGGAAAGTCCTCGTCAAATTCCGGTCAGCTCAGGAGAATAG
- a CDS encoding DUF1559 domain-containing protein, which produces MKQNGSTQQDDTHKVPPANVVSTRTQPEAPTFFLDRMVVATNRSDSKKNLRQINRAVIDYYKDRYRYPPHAMFKESVHPNHGWQTAILPFLGESELYSKIKLKLRWTHPVNYNRFQQQVPVYLNPLITEKVTPDGLALSHYVGNRLLLRDDIPRTYESISDGPQNTILAVERGNDFQAWGDPTSLEDPQKIIGPDKVSSFADGNQALMCDGSVRLISKDIDPAILKALSTPSSADSTGDF; this is translated from the coding sequence ATGAAACAAAATGGATCAACTCAGCAGGATGACACCCACAAAGTCCCCCCCGCTAACGTGGTCTCCACACGTACTCAACCGGAAGCCCCCACCTTCTTCCTGGACAGAATGGTGGTCGCCACCAACCGGTCTGATTCCAAGAAAAATCTGAGACAAATCAACCGTGCAGTCATCGATTACTACAAAGATCGATACCGGTACCCGCCACACGCCATGTTCAAAGAATCGGTCCATCCTAATCATGGCTGGCAGACTGCAATTCTCCCCTTTCTGGGTGAATCTGAGTTGTACTCAAAAATTAAACTGAAGCTGCGTTGGACACATCCCGTTAACTACAATCGCTTTCAGCAACAGGTTCCGGTTTATCTAAATCCGCTGATCACAGAAAAAGTCACACCAGATGGTCTGGCATTATCGCATTATGTAGGCAATCGACTTCTGCTCAGAGACGACATTCCCAGAACCTATGAAAGTATCTCAGACGGACCGCAAAATACCATTCTGGCCGTGGAACGAGGTAATGACTTTCAGGCCTGGGGAGACCCGACTTCCCTGGAAGATCCGCAGAAGATTATCGGACCGGATAAAGTTTCCTCATTCGCCGATGGAAATCAGGCCCTGATGTGTGATGGATCCGTACGCTTAATTTCCAAAGACATCGATCCTGCTATTCTCAAAGCACTGAGCACTCCATCCAGTGCCGATTCGACTGGCGATTTCTAA
- a CDS encoding DUF1080 domain-containing protein, which yields MKQFMIRALTGCCAFLILAQLGLADSKDPKWAANSVEKAGPDFQIQGEYSGILGGGDETLKYGIQVIALGDGQFEAVGYPGGLPGDGWNQNDKVSVQGFKIGNLIRFKSEDGRADLEDGKFNIYDAEGIEVGVLDKVQRKSPTLGKPAPEGATILFDAKQPENTVKNFENGRVTEDGLLMEGVTSKKKFKDGHLHLEFQLPFMPQARGQGRSNSGCYVLGRYEVQILDSFGLEGKDNECGGIYKVGAPSVNMCFPPLAWQTYDIDFTSAKYDDKGNKTAKARITVKHNGVTVHDDREIDEPTPGGTNKDESIAGPLFLQNHSNPVRFRNIWVIEK from the coding sequence ATGAAGCAGTTTATGATTCGCGCCCTCACTGGCTGCTGTGCTTTTTTAATTCTGGCCCAACTGGGACTGGCTGACTCGAAAGACCCGAAGTGGGCCGCCAACAGCGTAGAAAAAGCGGGTCCCGACTTTCAGATCCAGGGCGAATACTCGGGGATCCTGGGTGGTGGTGATGAAACTCTCAAGTATGGGATACAGGTGATTGCCCTGGGTGACGGTCAGTTTGAGGCCGTCGGCTATCCCGGTGGGCTCCCCGGCGATGGCTGGAACCAGAATGATAAAGTTAGCGTACAGGGCTTCAAAATTGGCAATCTCATCAGATTCAAATCGGAAGATGGACGCGCCGACCTGGAGGACGGGAAGTTCAACATCTATGATGCGGAAGGAATCGAAGTCGGCGTGCTTGACAAAGTCCAGCGTAAAAGCCCGACCCTGGGTAAACCGGCTCCTGAAGGAGCCACCATCCTGTTCGATGCGAAACAGCCTGAAAATACTGTGAAGAACTTTGAAAACGGTCGCGTGACCGAAGATGGTCTGCTGATGGAAGGTGTCACGAGTAAAAAGAAATTCAAAGATGGTCACCTGCATCTGGAATTCCAGCTCCCCTTCATGCCGCAGGCTCGTGGCCAGGGACGCAGCAACAGTGGCTGTTACGTGCTCGGGCGTTATGAAGTTCAGATCCTGGACTCCTTCGGTCTGGAAGGGAAAGACAACGAGTGTGGTGGGATTTATAAAGTCGGTGCTCCCAGCGTAAATATGTGCTTCCCCCCCCTGGCCTGGCAGACCTACGATATCGATTTCACCTCTGCGAAATATGATGATAAAGGAAACAAAACAGCGAAAGCCCGCATCACCGTGAAACACAACGGCGTCACCGTGCACGATGATCGCGAGATTGATGAACCGACTCCCGGAGGGACCAACAAGGATGAATCCATCGCAGGTCCTCTGTTCCTGCAGAACCATTCGAATCCGGTCCGGTTCCGGAATATCTGGGTGATTGAAAAATAA
- a CDS encoding tetratricopeptide repeat protein produces MNTPFEPEQPFRTLTSPQKKLWSSGAVVAIFGCGVLVLFLWLGRSKSTSSAPEQDSQSSVQQKSDKDRQKELIAYLQDHPQDEFAHYQLGELIRQRAPFQALENFSHVTSRHPHYFEAVTAIADIALEQDLPDRAKPALQILVRENPEQIEYQKALASIYQQEGRYRRAFRYARRCVELEPGNAENQLLLAEILKKAGRTSEMLVPLKEALYLQPDSFPAHLSLAYASLYTGDLETAKREARWCLEQEPESIAALRYLATIDRNQGQIASAFQHIDQALQIDPQDFDSLLIKADLLLYQRQGEAAYSLLKPLYENHQNNRHYVSALARAAGLTGKREEALELQKRNQELIKEDDLRPSSLQSDTVEKKQSQHN; encoded by the coding sequence ATGAACACGCCGTTTGAACCGGAGCAACCCTTTCGCACTTTGACTTCCCCCCAGAAAAAACTCTGGTCGAGCGGGGCCGTCGTGGCAATATTCGGCTGCGGGGTACTGGTGCTATTCCTCTGGTTGGGACGAAGTAAATCGACGTCATCTGCCCCAGAGCAAGACTCTCAATCGTCAGTACAACAGAAGTCAGATAAAGACCGGCAGAAAGAGTTAATCGCTTACCTGCAGGATCATCCGCAAGATGAGTTCGCCCATTATCAGCTCGGTGAACTGATTCGGCAGCGAGCCCCTTTTCAGGCTCTGGAAAATTTCTCGCATGTTACTTCCCGGCACCCGCACTACTTCGAGGCGGTGACAGCGATCGCGGACATCGCTTTGGAGCAGGATCTCCCGGACCGTGCGAAGCCGGCTTTGCAGATACTGGTACGGGAGAATCCAGAGCAGATTGAATACCAGAAGGCCCTGGCAAGTATTTATCAGCAGGAGGGGCGTTATCGACGTGCGTTCCGCTATGCCCGACGTTGCGTGGAACTGGAACCAGGTAATGCAGAGAATCAGCTCTTGCTGGCAGAGATTCTCAAAAAAGCAGGGCGGACCAGCGAAATGCTCGTGCCCCTCAAGGAAGCACTCTATCTCCAGCCCGATTCCTTTCCGGCTCATTTGAGTCTGGCTTACGCGTCTCTGTATACGGGAGACCTGGAAACCGCTAAACGGGAAGCCCGCTGGTGTCTGGAGCAGGAACCTGAATCAATCGCCGCCCTGCGCTATCTGGCGACCATCGACCGCAATCAGGGGCAGATCGCGTCCGCGTTCCAGCACATCGATCAGGCGCTGCAGATTGATCCGCAGGACTTTGACAGCCTGCTCATCAAGGCAGACTTGCTCCTTTACCAGCGTCAGGGAGAGGCAGCGTACTCATTGCTCAAACCGCTCTATGAGAATCACCAAAACAACCGCCATTATGTATCGGCACTGGCCCGGGCAGCCGGTCTGACGGGGAAACGTGAAGAGGCCCTGGAACTTCAGAAACGGAATCAGGAATTGATCAAGGAAGACGATCTCCGCCCCTCATCGCTACAGAGCGACACCGTGGAAAAGAAGCAGTCTCAACATAACTGA
- a CDS encoding MFS transporter has product MTDSETETLSLEKTDFALKMRLIVMMFLQYFVQGCYLPIITLYLIDALGFSAFQIGVFGAALAVGPLLAPFVFGQIVDRHYATERVLAFCHLSGGVIMLALFLQQSYWPVVILGVLYSILYVPTMMLTNSLSFQHLKDSDREFPLIRLWGTIGFVVPAWLAEGLFLRGLSGDALNTGRGIVLAMAGVAGLLMAAYCLSLPHTPPVSKDKKDLAPGKVLKMLKYRHFLVLVLVAFIISIVHKFYFQWNSPFLKNVLVMGDVTGAWEQRISSIGQVFEVLVMAGLGFALKKFGFKLVMLVGLLSYLVRSLIFAYASTLSDAFPLAMALTSLGQAMHGLCFGCFLAAAYIYVDKVCPLDARGSMQTFFGTFVFGLGMFAGGFISGSIGDYFTSPEKETLVRAAWNIESQTGIQAFTQKNLEGQSIDLLRDWPGIWLSSAAIALLATLLFWFLFPRLDTSQRMDPDEDQS; this is encoded by the coding sequence ATGACAGATTCAGAGACAGAGACGCTTTCACTGGAAAAGACTGATTTCGCACTAAAAATGCGACTGATTGTGATGATGTTCCTGCAATACTTTGTGCAGGGCTGTTATCTGCCCATCATCACGCTCTACCTGATTGATGCCCTGGGCTTCTCCGCATTTCAGATCGGCGTATTCGGGGCGGCACTTGCCGTAGGCCCCCTGCTCGCCCCGTTTGTGTTCGGTCAGATCGTCGACCGCCATTACGCGACAGAGCGCGTGCTCGCGTTCTGCCATTTATCGGGTGGCGTGATCATGCTGGCTTTGTTTCTCCAACAGAGTTACTGGCCGGTCGTGATTCTGGGTGTACTCTATTCGATTCTGTATGTCCCCACCATGATGCTCACGAATTCACTCTCATTTCAGCATCTGAAAGACAGTGACCGCGAATTTCCCCTGATCCGTCTGTGGGGAACCATCGGATTTGTGGTCCCCGCCTGGCTGGCAGAGGGACTCTTTTTACGCGGACTTTCAGGTGACGCGTTGAATACGGGTCGCGGTATTGTGCTGGCGATGGCGGGGGTGGCTGGTCTGCTGATGGCTGCCTACTGTTTATCGCTCCCGCATACGCCTCCTGTGAGTAAAGATAAGAAGGACCTGGCCCCCGGTAAGGTGCTGAAGATGCTGAAATACCGGCACTTCCTGGTGCTGGTGCTGGTCGCCTTTATTATTTCGATCGTGCATAAGTTCTATTTCCAGTGGAACAGCCCGTTTCTGAAAAACGTCCTCGTCATGGGAGACGTCACAGGGGCCTGGGAGCAGCGAATCAGTTCGATTGGGCAGGTGTTTGAAGTGCTCGTGATGGCGGGTCTGGGTTTCGCCCTCAAGAAATTCGGGTTCAAACTGGTCATGCTGGTCGGTCTGCTCTCCTACCTGGTTCGCAGTCTGATCTTTGCTTACGCTTCCACACTGAGCGATGCGTTTCCGCTGGCAATGGCGTTGACCAGTCTGGGCCAGGCGATGCATGGTCTCTGTTTTGGCTGCTTCCTGGCGGCTGCTTACATCTATGTCGATAAGGTCTGTCCGCTGGATGCACGCGGGAGTATGCAGACGTTTTTCGGAACGTTTGTCTTTGGACTGGGGATGTTTGCCGGCGGGTTCATCAGTGGTTCGATCGGTGACTATTTCACATCGCCCGAAAAAGAGACGCTGGTACGGGCGGCGTGGAATATCGAATCGCAAACAGGCATCCAGGCATTCACTCAGAAGAACCTGGAGGGTCAGTCGATTGATCTGCTCCGCGACTGGCCGGGAATCTGGCTCAGCAGTGCCGCAATCGCCCTGTTGGCAACGCTGTTGTTCTGGTTTCTCTTTCCCCGGCTGGACACGTCCCAGCGTATGGATCCGGATGAAGACCAAAGTTGA
- a CDS encoding creatininase family protein — protein MSAEPAMRPWILAETNYAHVKECSYEVAVLPMGATEPHNLHLPYGTDTFEAKAIGSRVCEAAWQRGAKVVMLPPIPYGTETNQSAFPLSMNVNPSTLGQIISDLVDSLANHGVEKLLILNSHGGNDFKPLLRELHGTTPVQIFLADWFRGTTADVKPQIFENPDDHAGEMETSLALAFFPHLVVRDPESGALLADEGATNPTRFTAVNSGWVSITRPWHLLTTNTGSGNPHQASAEKGEKLMQILVERLSQFLVELSEAELDEQFPF, from the coding sequence GTGTCTGCAGAACCTGCGATGCGTCCCTGGATCTTAGCCGAAACCAACTATGCGCATGTCAAAGAATGTTCCTATGAAGTAGCAGTGCTGCCGATGGGGGCTACTGAACCACATAATCTGCATCTGCCGTACGGGACTGATACGTTCGAAGCCAAAGCCATCGGCTCACGTGTCTGTGAAGCTGCCTGGCAGCGGGGAGCGAAGGTTGTGATGCTGCCCCCCATCCCTTACGGCACCGAGACGAACCAGAGTGCGTTTCCGTTATCCATGAATGTGAATCCTTCTACACTGGGGCAGATCATTTCTGATCTGGTCGATTCCCTGGCGAATCATGGTGTGGAGAAGCTGCTGATTTTGAACAGCCACGGGGGGAACGATTTCAAACCACTCTTGCGGGAACTGCACGGCACCACGCCGGTCCAGATCTTTCTGGCTGACTGGTTTCGCGGGACCACCGCTGATGTGAAGCCGCAGATCTTTGAGAATCCCGACGATCACGCCGGGGAGATGGAAACCTCGCTCGCTCTGGCATTTTTCCCTCATCTGGTTGTCCGGGATCCTGAGTCCGGAGCGCTGCTCGCAGACGAAGGGGCCACGAATCCGACCCGATTTACTGCCGTTAATTCAGGCTGGGTGAGCATTACGCGTCCCTGGCATCTGTTGACCACCAATACGGGATCCGGAAATCCACATCAGGCATCTGCTGAAAAAGGGGAAAAGCTGATGCAGATTCTGGTCGAGCGATTGTCTCAGTTTCTGGTCGAACTCTCCGAGGCGGAACTGGATGAGCAATTTCCGTTTTAG
- a CDS encoding CRTAC1 family protein: MSNFRFRRNTASRLFQLLRWTVCLLSCMSIGDTVMLAAEEPADQIQLKDVTDAVQLSFQHRSPLTVTRHLHLMMGSGVGWFDYDNDGFPDLFCAQGEEWQSALRKKQVSDLDWSHRMFRNVEGREFQDITRSSGLTGFGYGMGMAVGDFNHDGFEDLYVSVFGRNQLYANNGDGTFDDISQAAHVDHPGYGASCTWVDLNGDGLLDLYVANYLEIDREHYPLCSRRVDNSRVYFVCHPRYVPGEYDVVYRNLGNGKFLDVSQQSGLHSEPARQGLGVFAADYDLDGDQDIYVANDSVANQLWINDGRGNFTDQALIAGLAFNREGDREAGMGLAGADYNGDGTLDLFVTNYFGETNTLYRNEGALFFLDVTDETGLAAPSRVRLGFGTSFVDLDNDGWEDLFVANGHVHDRLAQLGKSEPFEQEPQIFRNESGTRFREISNSAGPFFQTRRVGRGSATADFNRDGLADLAVSHLNQKVVLLQNQTRTAGQSIALRLIGTEANRSAIGAVVEITVGQRKLMRLRKGSSSYLSADESQILVGLGEHRAPVTVKVIWPGGKSEIWTGFKAGQHYTLIEGNSDSQKSSPSQSKE, from the coding sequence ATGAGCAATTTCCGTTTTAGACGAAATACAGCTTCCCGTCTGTTCCAGTTGCTGAGATGGACGGTCTGTCTGCTCAGCTGCATGTCGATTGGCGATACAGTTATGCTTGCCGCAGAGGAACCAGCGGATCAAATACAGCTCAAAGATGTGACCGATGCTGTGCAGCTTTCATTTCAGCATCGCTCGCCGCTGACCGTTACCCGGCATCTGCACCTGATGATGGGATCCGGGGTTGGCTGGTTCGACTATGATAACGATGGCTTTCCCGACCTGTTCTGTGCCCAGGGAGAAGAATGGCAATCTGCACTGCGTAAGAAACAGGTTTCAGACCTGGACTGGTCACATCGCATGTTTCGGAATGTGGAAGGGCGTGAGTTTCAGGACATCACGCGGTCTTCGGGGCTGACCGGCTTCGGATACGGAATGGGTATGGCTGTCGGCGACTTTAATCACGACGGTTTTGAGGATCTGTATGTCAGTGTGTTTGGTCGCAATCAATTGTATGCCAACAATGGTGACGGAACCTTTGACGATATATCACAGGCGGCCCACGTTGATCATCCCGGTTACGGTGCCAGCTGTACCTGGGTAGATCTCAATGGCGACGGGCTACTGGACCTGTATGTTGCCAACTATCTGGAGATTGATCGGGAGCACTATCCTCTTTGCAGTCGCCGGGTTGATAACTCGCGGGTTTATTTCGTCTGTCATCCGCGCTATGTACCAGGCGAATATGATGTGGTCTATCGTAATCTGGGTAACGGTAAATTCCTGGATGTCTCCCAGCAGTCCGGTTTGCACAGTGAACCCGCCCGACAGGGACTGGGAGTCTTTGCTGCAGACTACGATCTGGATGGCGACCAGGATATTTACGTGGCCAATGACTCTGTGGCTAATCAGCTCTGGATCAATGATGGGCGAGGGAACTTCACCGATCAGGCATTGATCGCAGGGCTGGCCTTCAATCGGGAAGGGGACCGTGAAGCGGGCATGGGGCTGGCCGGTGCAGATTATAATGGGGATGGCACCCTGGATTTATTCGTAACTAACTACTTTGGAGAAACCAACACGCTTTATCGCAACGAAGGTGCCCTGTTTTTTCTGGATGTCACCGACGAGACCGGGCTGGCGGCGCCGAGTCGGGTTCGTCTGGGGTTTGGGACTTCGTTTGTCGATCTGGATAACGATGGCTGGGAAGATCTGTTTGTCGCCAACGGACATGTGCATGATCGGCTGGCCCAACTGGGCAAAAGTGAGCCGTTTGAACAGGAACCGCAGATATTCAGGAATGAATCCGGAACCCGCTTTCGTGAGATCTCAAACTCTGCAGGGCCTTTCTTTCAGACGAGGCGGGTCGGGCGGGGGAGTGCCACTGCTGATTTTAATCGGGATGGGCTGGCTGATCTGGCTGTCTCTCATTTAAATCAAAAGGTGGTCCTGCTGCAGAATCAAACCCGGACCGCAGGTCAGAGCATCGCCCTGAGACTGATCGGAACCGAGGCGAACCGCAGCGCGATCGGGGCTGTTGTGGAAATCACTGTCGGGCAGCGGAAGCTGATGCGGTTACGGAAGGGGAGCAGCAGCTATCTGTCGGCTGATGAGTCTCAAATACTGGTAGGATTGGGTGAGCATCGTGCGCCGGTCACGGTGAAAGTCATCTGGCCCGGAGGGAAATCGGAGATCTGGACTGGATTCAAGGCGGGGCAGCACTATACATTGATAGAAGGTAACAGCGACTCACAGAAATCGTCCCCCAGCCAGTCTAAAGAATGA
- a CDS encoding Hsp20/alpha crystallin family protein — MSQPHEHEEPRSLSHPEQFVFTPPIDIYETDEGLVLYADLPGVSVGSLELQVQDNKLTLLGKVEPQIPEGARPIHKEYEVGNYLRSFILSGEIVHSEIEAKLTNGVLRIFLPKAPKAEPRRIQVNTG, encoded by the coding sequence ATGAGTCAACCACACGAACATGAAGAACCGCGTTCTCTGTCGCATCCGGAGCAGTTTGTATTTACTCCGCCGATTGATATTTACGAAACCGATGAAGGTCTGGTGCTCTACGCGGATCTGCCAGGCGTCTCCGTCGGATCACTGGAACTGCAGGTACAAGACAACAAACTGACACTGCTCGGAAAGGTCGAACCACAGATCCCCGAAGGCGCACGTCCGATTCATAAAGAATACGAAGTCGGAAATTATCTCCGCTCTTTTATTCTCAGCGGAGAGATCGTGCACAGTGAGATTGAAGCCAAGCTGACCAACGGGGTCCTGCGTATTTTTCTGCCGAAAGCCCCCAAAGCAGAGCCGCGACGGATTCAGGTCAACACAGGCTGA
- a CDS encoding DUF1559 domain-containing protein → MANWYVKRGSETAGPLTQQRLKELATEGRIKDTDLIRKGEDGSFIEAHQIPGLLPDEDFETVSSSREPATKNNKSMLFIIAVLGGGGILVVLVLMALLLPAILSARDAARRSHSKNNLKMIAIGIHNYHDTHSVFPPGGTARTDGTPYHSWQTYILPFVDNAPLYNRVDFNEPWSAPQNQTLFQLELPVYLNPQIEDKYTPAGLALSHYMANEKALNENSHLRIRNITDGTSNTILAFEAGDNFKAWGDPTNFGNPVDYIGSGAKSAFRGGSHVMLGDGAVRFVSENIDPGVLEALSTPAGGEIVGEF, encoded by the coding sequence ATGGCAAACTGGTACGTAAAGCGTGGCTCTGAAACCGCTGGCCCTTTAACTCAGCAGCGTCTCAAGGAACTGGCTACTGAGGGACGCATCAAGGACACAGACCTCATCCGCAAGGGTGAAGACGGCTCGTTCATCGAAGCACACCAGATCCCCGGCCTGTTACCGGACGAGGATTTTGAAACGGTTTCCTCCTCCCGCGAGCCAGCAACAAAAAATAATAAATCAATGCTGTTTATCATCGCCGTGCTGGGGGGAGGTGGAATTCTGGTTGTGCTCGTCCTGATGGCATTACTGCTGCCGGCCATCCTGTCGGCACGTGACGCCGCCCGCCGATCACACTCAAAAAATAACCTGAAGATGATCGCAATTGGCATCCACAATTACCACGATACTCACAGTGTATTTCCACCTGGAGGAACAGCCCGCACCGATGGTACTCCCTACCACAGCTGGCAGACCTATATTCTGCCTTTCGTAGACAACGCACCGCTCTACAATCGAGTCGATTTTAATGAACCCTGGTCTGCCCCACAAAATCAGACTCTGTTTCAGTTGGAGCTACCAGTCTACCTGAACCCACAGATCGAGGATAAATATACCCCTGCTGGTCTGGCATTATCACATTATATGGCTAATGAAAAAGCGTTAAACGAAAACAGTCACCTGCGGATCCGGAACATCACAGATGGCACTTCGAATACCATACTCGCATTTGAAGCGGGAGATAATTTCAAAGCCTGGGGAGATCCCACGAATTTTGGTAATCCCGTCGACTATATTGGCTCAGGTGCGAAATCCGCGTTCCGCGGCGGCAGCCACGTCATGCTGGGAGACGGCGCCGTGCGCTTCGTTTCAGAAAACATTGATCCCGGTGTTCTGGAAGCGTTGAGTACCCCTGCTGGCGGTGAAATTGTGGGAGAATTTTAA
- a CDS encoding DUF1559 domain-containing protein: MADWYLKRNEQITGPYSKQELHEWYTTGRLITTDLIREGETGYFIPAGEIPGFLRELQAERIQQIHFASLPSSRKRLPLLPIIAILIGLPCLVFFILISFNVIHIEQTRGEARRSRSKYNLKQIGAALLQYHDAHQTFPPGAIIAEDDTPRHSWQSLILPYLDQRGLYQQIDFELPWNAPYNQRVFQQQVPQYQADWIEEKSSPEGYALSHYVGNEKLLKNNQGFRLREITDGVSNTIAAVERGVPYQPWGNPTNLANPTEIIGPGNKTLFPGGNHVLFCDGRVQFISKDIDPAILKALSTPDGGETIIDY; this comes from the coding sequence ATGGCTGACTGGTACCTGAAACGTAACGAGCAAATCACGGGACCGTACAGTAAACAGGAACTGCACGAGTGGTACACTACAGGCAGGCTTATTACGACTGATCTGATACGAGAGGGAGAGACCGGTTATTTCATCCCGGCAGGTGAGATCCCCGGTTTCTTACGGGAACTGCAAGCTGAAAGAATTCAGCAAATTCATTTTGCCAGTCTACCATCCAGCAGAAAACGGCTTCCCCTGCTCCCGATCATCGCGATCCTGATCGGTCTTCCCTGCCTGGTGTTCTTTATTCTGATCAGTTTCAATGTCATTCACATTGAGCAGACCAGGGGGGAAGCACGACGTTCACGATCAAAGTATAATCTGAAACAGATCGGTGCTGCACTCCTGCAGTACCATGACGCCCATCAAACATTCCCTCCAGGAGCAATCATCGCTGAAGACGATACCCCCCGGCACAGTTGGCAGTCCTTAATTCTGCCCTATCTGGATCAGCGGGGACTATACCAACAGATTGATTTCGAGCTCCCCTGGAACGCCCCTTACAATCAGCGGGTATTTCAGCAACAGGTTCCTCAATACCAGGCTGACTGGATCGAAGAAAAATCTTCTCCGGAAGGCTATGCTTTATCACATTATGTAGGAAATGAAAAGTTATTGAAAAACAATCAGGGCTTCCGCCTCAGGGAGATCACTGATGGCGTGTCCAATACGATCGCTGCTGTGGAACGGGGAGTTCCCTATCAGCCATGGGGCAATCCGACCAATCTTGCTAATCCAACTGAAATCATTGGACCAGGTAATAAAACATTGTTCCCTGGTGGGAATCACGTACTGTTCTGCGATGGACGAGTTCAGTTTATCTCCAAAGACATCGACCCCGCAATTCTCAAAGCACTGAGCACACCCGACGGCGGTGAGACCATCATTGATTACTAA